One Ostrea edulis chromosome 2, xbOstEdul1.1, whole genome shotgun sequence genomic region harbors:
- the LOC130052262 gene encoding transforming growth factor-beta-induced protein ig-h3-like, which translates to MLVLLISVLSLQTLVHCQLENLFTSLQNNGNFTTLVRLLKDSGLAGTLATSATPLTVFAPTDAAFAKLPQSVLDRLSTDPQALADTLKFHVTSGIVISPMIQEGAVFTMLSGQNVTAHRYDNQNYVVQGVKIESGDKIVLNGVIHQIDSVLMPSDKSISEYLGTHETQFSDLYAALVLEGLEQTLESGTYTIFAPQDKAFSQILANLPSITADDEYFKKILLYHVVPGVWFSAGLTDGMSLPTLSGKNITINLSGSGVFVKTAQVMEADIPLSNGCLHVIDDVLSPPN; encoded by the exons ATGTTGGTTCTCTTAATTTCGGTTTTGTCTCTTCAGACTCTTGTTCATTGTCAACTGGAAAATCTGTTTACTTCCCTACAGAACAATGGCAACTTTACGACATTGGTTAGATTGCTGAAGGATTCAGGCTTGGCGGGAACATTAGCCACGTCAG CGACACCGCTGACAGTATTTGCACCAACTGATGCTGCCTTTGCGAAGTTACCCCAGAGTGTGTTGGACCGCTTGAGCACAGACCCACAAGCTCTTGCGGATACCTTGAAATTTCATGTGACAAGTGGTATCGTCATATCGCCCATGATTCAAGAAGGAGCTGTTTTCACAATGCTTTCAGGGCAGAATGTGACCGCTCATCGTTATGACAACCAG AACTATGTTGTCCAAGGTGTGAAGATTGAGTCCGGGGACAAGATTGTGCTGAATGGTGTGATTCATCAAATAGACAGTGTGTTAATGCCCTCTGATAAGTCGATTTCCGAGTACCTCGGGACACACGAGACTCAGTTTTCCGACCTGTATGCCGCCCTTGTACTAGAAGGACTAGAACAAACTCTCGAGT CGGGAACATACACTATTTTCGCTCCACAAGACAAAGCGTTTTCCCAGATATTAGCTAATTTACCCAGTATCACAGCCGATGACGAATACTTTAAAA AGATCTTGCTGTATCACGTGGTTCCTGGGGTGTGGTTCTCCGCCGGATTGACGGATGGAATGTCACTTCCAACATTATCCGGAAAAAACATCACAATTAATCTATCAGGATCAG GTGTTTTTGTGAAGACTGCTCAAGTCATGGAAGCCGATATCCCACTTTCAAATGGCTGTCTTCATGTGATTGATGATGTACTCTCGCCTCCAAATTAA